In a single window of the Canis lupus dingo isolate Sandy chromosome 18, ASM325472v2, whole genome shotgun sequence genome:
- the LOC112663150 gene encoding olfactory receptor 5G3-like — MEEKNQTGVTEFLFLGLTDHLHQQIVLFVMLLFVYLVTLEGNIGMIILIWTDPRFHTPMYFFLSHLSFVDLCSSSSIAPKMLCDIFAEKKDISFMGCAAQMWFFGLFVATECFLLASMAYDRYMAICKPLLYTLIMSQRVCVQLVVGPYSMALISTMTHTILTFRLPFCGPNVINHFFCDISPLLSLACADTWINKLVLFIMAGSIGMLSGLIIMVSYVCILVAILKIQTADGRQKAFSTCSSHLAVVSVLYGTLFFIYVQPGSSPSLDINKVISLFYTVVIPMLNPLIYSLRNKEVKNAFRKKFEMKNSIMVLAK, encoded by the coding sequence ATGGAAGAGAAGAATCAGACAGGAGTGACTGAATTTCTTTTCTTGGGCCTCACAGATCATCTCCATCAACAGATTGTCCTCTTTGTCATGCTTCTCTTCGTCTATCTTGTCACCCTGGAGGGTAACATAGGGATGATCATTCTCATATGGACTGATCCCAGATTCCACACGCCTATGTACTTTTTTCTCAGCCACTTGTCCTTTGTTGATCTCTGTTCCTCTTCTTCCATTGCCCCCAAGATGCTGTGTGATATCTTTGCAGAGAAAAAAGACATCTCTTTCATGGGTTGTGCTGCACAGATGTGGTTCTTTGGCCTTTTTGTGGCAACTGAATGTTTTCTCCTGGCTTCCATGGCATATGATCGGTATATGGCCATCTGTAAGCCCTTGCTGTATACACTCATTATGTCCCAGAGGGTCTGTGTGCAGCTGGTGGTAGGGCCTTATTCCATGGCTCTTATAAGCACAATGACTCATACAATTCTCACATTTCGCTTACCCTTCTGTGGTCCAAATGTCATCAATCACTTCTTCTGTGACATTTCTCCACTGCTTTCCCTAGCATGTGCAGACACCTGGATCAATAAATTAGTGTTGTTCATCATGGCAGGATCTATAGGAATGCTCAGTGGCCTGATCATCATGGTCTCCTATGTTTGTATCCTGGTGGCCATCTTGAAGATCCAGACTGCTGATGGGAGGCAGAAAGCTTTCTCTACCTGCTCTTCTCACCTGGCTGTTGTCTCTGTGCTGTATGGGACACTTTTCTTTATCTATGTTCAGCCTGGCTCCAGTCCCTCCCTGGATATCAATAAAgtgatttctctattttatactGTGGTAATCCCCATGTTGAACCCCCTCATCTACAGTCTGAGGAACAAGGAGGTGAAAAATGCATTCAGGAAGaagtttgaaatgaaaaattccatAATGGTTTTGGCAAAATAA